In the genome of Gemmatimonadota bacterium, the window CGCTCCACATTCAAGATCTTGCCGCGGAGCGGCAGGATGGCCTGGTGCGAGCGATCGCGCCCCTGCTTGGCGCTGCCGCCGGCTGAATCGCCCTCCACCAGATAAATCTCACAGAGCGCCGGATCGTCCAGGGAGCAATCGGCCAATTTGCCGGGTAGGACCGCATTCTCGAGGCCGGACTTTTTCCGGACCAAGTCGCGGGCTTTCCGGGCGGCCTCGCGGGCCCGCGCGGCGCTGACCGCCTTTTCGATGATGGCCCTCGCTACCGACGGGTACTCCTCGAGGTAGTTGCCGAGGTGTTCATTGACGGCCGACTTGACCACGCCTTCGACTTCCGAGTTCCCGAGTTTGGTCTTGGTTTGACCCTCGAACTGGGGCTCTCGCACCTTCACGTGCAGGACGCAGGTCAGGCCTTCGCGAATATCCTCGCCCGAGAGGCCAAAATCCTCTTTCTTGAGGTGGCCGCCCCTTTTCGCGTAGTCGTTGATCGTCCGGGTCAGCGCGGCCCGAAATCCGGTAAGGTGGGTTCCGCCTTCGTGGGTGTTGATGTTGTTCACAAACGTGAACGTGTTCTCGTTATAGCCGTCCTCGTACTGCAGGGCCAAGTCGACGTCGACATCGTTCAACGTGGCGCTGAATGACACCACTTTCGGGTGGACCGGCTTCTTGTTGCGGTTGAGCCACTCGACGAACTGGATCAGGCCGCCCTTGGCGAAGAACGTCTCGTCCTGGGCCGGCTCCTTGCGCTCGTCCCGGAGGGTGATCTTGACGCCCTTATTGAGAAACGCCAATTGTCGGAGCCGGTCGGCCAGGGTGTTGTGATTGTACTCCAGCACGGTGAAAATCTCAGGGTCGGGCTTGAAGGTCACGGTCGTGCCGGTGCCCTTGGCTTTCCCGACGACATTCAGCTTCTTGGTCGTCTGGCCCCGAACGAAGGCCATGTGATAGCGCTTGCCGTCGCGATCGACGAAGACCTCGAGTTGCTCCGACAAGGCATTGACGACCGACACCCCGACGCCATGGAGGCCGCCGGACACCTTGTAGTTCGATTTGTCGAACTTGCCGCCGGCGTGGAGTACCGTGAGCGCCAACTCGACCCCCGGAATCTTCTCGGTCGGATGGATGTCG includes:
- the gyrB gene encoding DNA topoisomerase (ATP-hydrolyzing) subunit B produces the protein MANADKPTNGNGDYGADSIQVLKGLEAVRKRPGMYIGSTSENGLHHLVYEVVDNSIDEALAGHCDEISVTIHANNGITVADNGRGIPVDIHPTEKIPGVELALTVLHAGGKFDKSNYKVSGGLHGVGVSVVNALSEQLEVFVDRDGKRYHMAFVRGQTTKKLNVVGKAKGTGTTVTFKPDPEIFTVLEYNHNTLADRLRQLAFLNKGVKITLRDERKEPAQDETFFAKGGLIQFVEWLNRNKKPVHPKVVSFSATLNDVDVDLALQYEDGYNENTFTFVNNINTHEGGTHLTGFRAALTRTINDYAKRGGHLKKEDFGLSGEDIREGLTCVLHVKVREPQFEGQTKTKLGNSEVEGVVKSAVNEHLGNYLEEYPSVARAIIEKAVSAARAREAARKARDLVRKKSGLENAVLPGKLADCSLDDPALCEIYLVEGDSAGGSAKQGRDRSHQAILPLRGKILNVERARIDRILGNEEIRAMITAIGCGVKDDFKLEDARYHKIILMTDADIDGAHIRTLLLTFFFRQMPELIDAGYIYIAQPPLYRVARGKEEFYAYTEVERDEYIKRLAGPEGKANVNVQRYKGLGEMNPGQLWNTTMDPEKRTILRVTLEDVVEASRLFEELMGDEVEPRRQFIEQNARYVSNLDV